The sequence TTGCCGACGATGTTCTGCTGGCCGACGATCGTGTCGAAGCCGGCCTCGCGGTCCACCTGCGCGCCCGAGCCGAGCGTGCCCTGCAGCTCGAAGATCTTCGCGTCGGGGTAGTTGACCGTCACCCACTCGCCCGCCGTGGTGCCCTCCGCCTCGAAGTCCGCGCCGATCCAGGTGACGTAGGCGTCGACGACCGTCGTGTCGACCGTGCGGTCCACCAGGACGACCGGGATCTCGGCGTCCTTGATCTCCTGCAGCACCTCGTCCCAGCCGGTCTCGACGACCGGGGAGAACGCGATGACGTCGACGCCCTGGTCGATGAAGTCGCGCAGCGCCTTGATCTGGTTCTCCTGCTTCTGCTGCGCGTCGACGAACGTCAGGTCGATGCCGTTCTCCGCCGTCAGGCTCGCCTTGACCGACTCCGTGTTGGCCGTGCGCCAGCCCGACTCGGCGCCGAGCTGCGAGAAGCCGACCTTGATGGGTCCCGAGCCGGGTGCCGCGCTCTGGCCGCCGGTGCCGCCGGTCTCGTCACCCCCGCCGCTGCACGCGGTGAGCCCGAGGGCCAGGACCGTCACGACCGCTGCCAGGCCGCGCGTACGCATCGTCTTGCCGAACATGCTTTCTCCTCATCGAGAAACGTGTCGTGTGCGGGCGGCGCCCCGTCGCGCCGCCGACGCCGGAGCCCGTTCGCGCTGCCCCGACGTGCACGTCGGTGCGATGTTAGCGCTCACACTCGCGTGCCGATGCGGCCGACCGGGCGATCCAAAACGGACACGCGCCGCGGGGGGCCTGTGCGGAGCGCGAGCATCCACAAGCCGTTAGGAGGTAGTTGTTCGCACGTGTGTTCGATAGGATGGTGGCATGAGATCGAGCCCGCGTTCGCCGCAGCCGAGGATGGCGCCGTCGTCGGTCGTGCCGTCGTCGGTCGTGCCGCGCTCGGCCGGTCTGCTCGAGCCGTGGCACACGGATGCGATCCCGGGCGACGGCGTCCCCCGCATCCCGGTCGCCGGTGGTCGACCGGGCCCGACGCTCTCGGCGATCGAGCGCATCCGCGACGACCTCCGCGCGCTGGCCCTGGCCCCTGCGGGCGATCACGCGCCGCAGCACCAGCCCGCCGGGGACCGATCCACGCAGGACCGAGCGACTCAGCGCACCGCCGTGCGGAACCCGGCCACGAAGGGGCAGGCCACGCAAGACCCGTCGACCCGGGTCCGGCCCGCGGGGTCCCTGCAGGGCCAGGCGGCTCAGGGCGAGGTGGCTCAGGATCAGGCGGCTCAGGATCAGGCGGCTCAGGATCGGGCGGCGCGGGATCAGGCGGCGCGGGTCGAGCTGATCGCAGGGTTGGAGCGGCTCAAGGCTGCGGCGTGTGCGGCGCAGGCGGCGCTGTCGCTCGAGCTGGACGAGCAGCAGCGTCGCCAGGAGGCGGCGGTCGGTGTGCCGGTGGACCGGCGCGGTCGCGGGGTGCCGCTGCAGGTCGGGCTCGCCCGCGGGCAGTCACCCCACCAGGCCCGCGCCCTGCTGGGCGCGGCCCGGATCTGGGCCCAGGAGATGCCGCACACGTTCACGGCCCTGGCGTCCGGGCACCTCGACGAGCTCCGTGCGGTCCTGCTGGTCCGCGAGACCGCGTGCCTACCGGTGGAGGCCCGCGCCGAGGTCGACCGTGAGCTCTGCGCCGACCCCCGGTCGCTGCACGGCGTGGGCGTACGTCGCCTGCTCGCCCGAGCCCGCGCCTGCGCGGCCCGCCTGGACCCCGCCGCCCTGGTCCGACGCGCCGCCCGCGCCGAGAACGACCGCTGCGTGACCATCCGACCCGCCCCCGACGCGATGGTCTACCTGACCGCGCTGCTGCCCGTCGCCCAAGGCGTCGGCGCCTACGCGGCACTGCGCGCAGCCGCCGACACCGCCCGG is a genomic window of Cellulomonas fulva containing:
- a CDS encoding ABC transporter substrate-binding protein, producing the protein MFGKTMRTRGLAAVVTVLALGLTACSGGGDETGGTGGQSAAPGSGPIKVGFSQLGAESGWRTANTESVKASLTAENGIDLTFVDAQQKQENQIKALRDFIDQGVDVIAFSPVVETGWDEVLQEIKDAEIPVVLVDRTVDTTVVDAYVTWIGADFEAEGTTAGEWVTVNYPDAKIFELQGTLGSGAQVDREAGFDTIVGQQNIVGKASGNFTRAEGKAAMEAALQAYPDMDLLFTHNDDMGLGAIEAMEAAGKKPGEDIQIVSVDGVRDGLQALVDKKFNYVVECNPVFGDQILDTIKKVYAGEQLPRETIVFDQAFDQTITQAEVDARAY